A genomic window from Flavobacterium azooxidireducens includes:
- a CDS encoding amino acid ABC transporter substrate-binding protein gives MKLVFKTVIIFLSVTNFLMAQPSNYKKHTVAKGETITQIAQKYKVTPYDIYRLNPDAQNGIQENTTLLIPTSAVTKEQNGNSKTHEVQPKETLFGIAKQYNTSVEELERLNPEVKKEGLKIGQTIQINGKKEEAKQEVISNGQAVYHEVQPKETMYGISKQYNISVEELELLNPEAKSGLIIGQKLIIKKGKSVETTTSTPAKKIEVPNNGKYLTYEVKPKETLFGLAKMFRLSQDELIALNPELKDGVRDGMMIKVPANVSVNTGTVRLVKDLSKSISVKEKKEIVLLFPFNVSNIESDTTLSTQARLKRDGFLNMTLDFYSGALMAIDSAKRLGLNFNVKIFDSQETKSSSNVLPIIRNNNVDKAHAVIGPFYPQYVEKAAELLNPHNVPVISPLRETSKSYSNLYQSMPSADFVKNVMFDYIRSKNGNMIALIDRKKAATKKFIEENHKDIYIAPLGEKGGVIGDSITPKLSKNKVNYFILETAATGMIFNAVAQCSKAKSEGYKAELVVLDINPTFETDEVFPRILKQNIIFPSLAKFQDTSESLGFATSYKKKNNVYPNQYAIRGFDLVFDTMLRLSQEEDFETTIQNTASEGIENKFDYEKKLASGYSNKGVYIMRYDEDLTAKPVE, from the coding sequence ATGAAATTAGTATTTAAAACGGTAATTATCTTTTTAAGTGTCACCAATTTTTTGATGGCTCAGCCTTCTAATTATAAAAAGCATACAGTTGCCAAAGGAGAAACAATTACTCAAATTGCTCAAAAGTATAAAGTTACACCTTACGATATTTATCGATTGAATCCCGATGCTCAAAACGGAATTCAGGAAAATACAACATTACTTATTCCTACTTCAGCTGTTACCAAAGAGCAAAACGGAAATTCAAAAACGCATGAAGTTCAGCCTAAAGAAACGCTTTTCGGAATTGCAAAACAATATAATACTTCGGTTGAAGAATTAGAACGTTTAAATCCTGAAGTTAAAAAGGAAGGCCTAAAAATAGGACAAACCATTCAAATTAATGGAAAAAAAGAAGAAGCTAAACAAGAAGTAATTTCAAACGGGCAAGCAGTTTATCATGAAGTTCAGCCCAAAGAAACGATGTATGGTATTTCCAAACAATATAATATCTCGGTTGAAGAACTGGAATTATTGAATCCTGAAGCGAAATCAGGTTTAATAATCGGACAAAAATTAATCATTAAAAAAGGGAAATCAGTTGAAACTACCACTTCAACTCCTGCAAAGAAAATTGAAGTTCCAAATAACGGAAAGTACTTAACTTATGAAGTAAAACCAAAAGAAACTTTATTTGGATTAGCCAAAATGTTTCGTTTGAGTCAAGATGAATTAATCGCTTTGAATCCGGAATTAAAAGATGGTGTTAGAGATGGAATGATGATTAAAGTTCCGGCAAATGTATCAGTGAACACAGGAACTGTTCGTTTAGTAAAAGATTTAAGCAAATCGATATCCGTTAAAGAGAAAAAAGAAATTGTATTGTTATTTCCTTTTAATGTTTCCAATATCGAAAGTGATACCACTTTATCTACTCAAGCTAGATTAAAACGTGACGGATTCTTAAATATGACGTTGGATTTTTATTCTGGAGCTTTAATGGCAATTGATTCGGCTAAGCGATTGGGACTTAATTTCAATGTGAAAATATTTGATTCTCAAGAAACGAAAAGCTCTTCCAATGTGCTTCCGATTATTCGAAATAACAATGTTGATAAAGCTCATGCCGTTATCGGACCGTTTTATCCTCAATATGTTGAAAAAGCCGCAGAACTTTTAAATCCACATAACGTGCCTGTTATTTCTCCTTTGCGGGAAACATCAAAATCGTATAGCAATTTGTATCAATCGATGCCATCCGCTGATTTTGTAAAAAATGTAATGTTTGATTACATTCGATCAAAAAACGGAAATATGATTGCTTTGATTGATAGAAAAAAAGCTGCAACCAAAAAGTTTATTGAAGAAAATCATAAAGACATTTATATCGCTCCATTAGGAGAAAAAGGCGGTGTAATTGGTGATAGCATCACCCCAAAGCTTTCTAAAAATAAAGTAAATTATTTTATTTTAGAAACAGCCGCAACCGGAATGATTTTTAATGCTGTAGCTCAATGTAGCAAAGCAAAAAGTGAAGGATATAAAGCAGAATTAGTGGTTTTAGACATCAATCCAACCTTTGAAACAGATGAAGTTTTTCCGCGAATATTGAAACAAAATATTATTTTTCCTTCGTTGGCTAAATTTCAAGATACTTCAGAATCGTTAGGATTTGCAACCAGTTATAAAAAGAAAAATAACGTTTATCCAAACCAATATGCTATCCGTGGTTTTGATTTAGTTTTTGATACGATGTTGCGACTTTCACAAGAAGAAGATTTTGAAACTACTATTCAAAATACAGCAAGCGAGGGTATCGAAAACAAATTTGATTACGAGAAAAAATTAGCCTCCGGTTATTCCAACAAAGGCGTTTATATTATGCGTTATGATGAAGATTTAACCGCAAAACCAGTAGAATAA
- a CDS encoding ATP-dependent Clp protease adaptor ClpS, producing MSTIEKIQEEVLVEEAVGINNEIVLFNDDVNTFDHVIDTLIRVCSHTSEQAEQCAILVHYKGKCTVKTGDFDELKPQCTQLLEAGLSAEII from the coding sequence ATGAGTACGATAGAGAAAATTCAAGAAGAAGTTTTAGTCGAAGAAGCCGTTGGGATTAACAACGAAATTGTGCTTTTTAATGATGATGTCAACACATTTGATCACGTGATTGACACGTTAATTCGCGTTTGCAGTCACACCAGCGAACAAGCCGAACAATGTGCAATTTTAGTTCACTACAAAGGAAAATGCACTGTAAAAACCGGAGATTTTGATGAACTAAAACCACAATGTACACAATTGTTGGAAGCCGGTTTGAGTGCCGAAATTATATAA
- a CDS encoding OsmC family protein, whose amino-acid sequence MTSKVTYIGELRTTSVHIQSGTEILSDAPKDNHGKGEAFSPTDLVANSLATCMISIMGIKSRDLNVDLTGSTVEVTKIMQPEPRKISKIITVLNMNFEADDKTKTILERAAMTCPVMLSLHPDIEKEVTFNWK is encoded by the coding sequence ATGACTTCAAAAGTAACCTATATTGGCGAATTGAGAACAACTTCAGTTCACATTCAATCCGGAACAGAAATTTTGTCGGATGCTCCAAAAGATAACCACGGAAAAGGAGAAGCTTTTTCTCCAACTGATTTAGTTGCCAATTCATTAGCCACTTGTATGATTTCTATTATGGGAATAAAATCACGAGATTTGAATGTCGATTTAACAGGTTCAACTGTAGAAGTTACTAAAATCATGCAACCCGAACCTCGAAAAATTTCTAAAATTATCACTGTTTTAAATATGAATTTTGAAGCCGATGATAAAACCAAAACTATACTAGAAAGAGCTGCGATGACTTGTCCTGTGATGCTAAGTTTGCATCCGGATATTGAAAAGGAAGTGACTTTTAACTGGAAATAG
- the prmA gene encoding 50S ribosomal protein L11 methyltransferase — MSNIYLGYHFTVEPKELGCEILVAELGEKPFESFIETEFGVTAYVQKNLWTEDILDDIFILTSPEFTISFHVEEIEQVNWNEEWEKNFNAIDVDRTCYVRAPFHPKTDAEYDIVIEPKMSFGTGHHETTHMVIQHLLETDLVGKKTLDMGCGTAILAILAELKGAKPIDAIDIDNWCYLNSIENAERNNCKHITVYEGDASLLVDQKYDVIIANINRNILLNDMNRYVNCLNQNGLLFLSGFYSEDIPAIDECCQKLGLKLEKTIERNNWVSLRYKMG, encoded by the coding sequence ATGTCGAATATATATTTAGGATATCATTTTACGGTTGAACCGAAAGAATTAGGTTGCGAAATTTTAGTGGCCGAATTGGGCGAAAAACCTTTTGAAAGCTTCATTGAAACCGAATTCGGTGTAACGGCTTATGTTCAAAAAAACCTTTGGACGGAGGATATTTTGGATGATATTTTCATCTTAACTTCTCCTGAATTTACGATTTCTTTTCATGTAGAAGAAATTGAACAAGTGAACTGGAACGAAGAATGGGAGAAGAATTTTAATGCGATCGATGTCGATAGAACGTGCTATGTTCGAGCACCGTTTCATCCAAAAACCGATGCTGAATATGATATTGTGATCGAACCCAAAATGAGCTTTGGAACCGGTCATCATGAAACAACGCACATGGTTATTCAACACTTATTAGAAACCGATTTGGTTGGTAAAAAAACGTTGGATATGGGCTGCGGAACCGCCATTTTAGCCATCTTAGCCGAATTGAAAGGTGCCAAACCAATTGATGCTATTGACATTGATAATTGGTGTTATTTGAATTCGATTGAAAATGCCGAACGAAATAATTGCAAGCATATCACCGTTTATGAAGGAGATGCTTCGTTATTAGTTGATCAAAAATATGATGTGATTATTGCCAATATCAACCGAAATATTCTTTTGAATGATATGAATCGCTATGTTAATTGCTTAAATCAAAATGGTTTATTATTTTTGAGTGGATTTTATAGCGAAGATATTCCTGCCATTGATGAATGTTGTCAAAAGTTAGGTTTAAAATTGGAGAAAACAATTGAACGGAATAATTGGGTGAGTTTGAGGTATAAGATGGGATAG
- the guaA gene encoding glutamine-hydrolyzing GMP synthase, producing the protein MQHNVLILDFGSQYTQLIARRVRELNIFCEIFPYNKVPEDLSSFKATILSGSPFSVRADDAPHPDLSQIRGKMPLLAVCYGAQYLAHFDGGEVAPSNTREYGRANLSFVDDHDPFFEEVALNSQVWMSHSDTIKKLPTNGVKLASTKDVENAAYRIEGEKTYAIQFHPEVYHSSDGKQMLENFLVRIAEVPQNFTPNAFVEEIVAELQEKIKGDKVVLGLSGGVDSTVAAVLLKKAIGENLYCIFVNNGLLRKNEFQNVLDQYKGMGLNVKGVDAADRFLDQLGGIEEPEAKRKAIGRVFIEVFDDEAHRIEDVKWLAQGTIYPDVIESISVKGPSATIKSHHNVGGLPDFMKLKIVEPLRMLFKDEVRRVGASLGIDPELLGRHPFPGPGLSIRILGDITKEKVRILQEVDAIFIEGLKSHGLYDQVWQAGAILLPVNSVGVMGDERTYEKVVALRAVESTDGMTADWVHLPYDFLMKISNEIINKVKGVNRVVYDISSKPPATIEWE; encoded by the coding sequence ATGCAACACAACGTACTTATTTTAGATTTTGGTTCGCAATACACACAACTTATTGCGAGAAGAGTTCGAGAATTAAACATATTCTGCGAAATTTTTCCTTATAACAAAGTTCCCGAAGATTTGTCCAGCTTTAAAGCTACAATTCTTTCCGGTAGTCCTTTTTCTGTTCGAGCAGATGATGCTCCTCATCCCGATTTATCACAAATTAGAGGCAAAATGCCTTTGCTAGCCGTTTGTTATGGTGCTCAATATTTAGCCCATTTTGATGGTGGCGAAGTAGCTCCATCCAACACTCGCGAATACGGTAGAGCCAATTTGAGTTTTGTTGACGACCACGATCCGTTTTTCGAAGAAGTGGCTCTCAATAGTCAAGTTTGGATGAGCCATAGCGACACCATCAAAAAATTACCAACTAATGGTGTAAAATTAGCCAGTACAAAGGATGTAGAAAATGCCGCTTACCGTATTGAAGGTGAAAAAACCTACGCCATTCAATTTCATCCGGAAGTCTATCATTCATCCGATGGAAAACAAATGTTGGAAAACTTTTTGGTTCGTATAGCCGAAGTGCCACAGAATTTTACACCAAATGCTTTTGTAGAAGAAATTGTAGCCGAATTACAAGAAAAAATCAAAGGAGATAAAGTAGTTTTAGGTCTTTCGGGAGGTGTAGATTCAACCGTGGCAGCTGTTTTATTAAAAAAGGCCATTGGCGAAAATCTATATTGTATTTTTGTTAATAATGGTTTATTGCGTAAAAACGAGTTTCAAAATGTATTAGATCAATACAAAGGAATGGGTTTGAATGTAAAAGGTGTTGATGCCGCTGATCGATTTTTAGATCAATTAGGCGGAATAGAAGAACCGGAAGCCAAACGCAAAGCCATCGGACGAGTTTTTATCGAAGTTTTTGATGACGAAGCTCACCGAATAGAAGACGTGAAATGGTTAGCCCAAGGAACAATTTATCCGGATGTGATTGAATCTATTTCGGTAAAGGGACCATCAGCGACCATAAAATCGCATCATAACGTAGGAGGTTTACCGGATTTTATGAAACTAAAAATCGTGGAACCGTTGCGAATGTTGTTTAAAGATGAAGTGCGTAGAGTAGGAGCGTCCCTAGGAATTGACCCTGAATTATTGGGAAGACATCCGTTTCCGGGACCGGGATTATCCATCCGAATTTTAGGAGATATAACAAAAGAAAAAGTTCGTATATTGCAAGAAGTTGATGCTATCTTTATCGAAGGTCTAAAATCACACGGACTTTATGATCAAGTATGGCAAGCGGGTGCCATTTTACTTCCGGTAAATAGCGTAGGAGTAATGGGCGATGAGCGTACCTATGAAAAAGTAGTGGCGTTAAGAGCAGTGGAATCTACTGATGGAATGACCGCGGACTGGGTTCATTTACCGTATGATTTTTTGATGAAAATTTCAAACGAAATCATCAATAAGGTAAAAGGAGTTAATCGTGTGGTATATGATATCAGTTCCAAACCGCCGGCAACGATTGAGTGGGAATAA
- a CDS encoding thioredoxin-like domain-containing protein: MIAYSKKILSSLPIALLFVVIGCQKEFGNDNYTAYFGGEVINPKTNFVLFLKDDEVVDTIFLDKNNRFIHKFDSLAPGLYTFKHEPEYQYVYFDKNDSLMVRINPVEFDESIVFCGRGDEKNNFLMELYLKNEDDRNKMFDVFDYDVEKFISNCDSSYDSKVEFYNSKKEKIKWNDDFDLYAKTMLSFHHYSKKEIYPMAHKMRTGENVNDKLPTNYYNFRNEVDFNNKSLVSYSPFVRYLTNFLGNVSFSQPNSTNLEDEDLEQHIHKLNIADTLFKNEKIKNKILNNIAFSYLLEDQNIVNNQKFLARYNELSTDKSKQNEINKIGSSIQNLALGNDLPAVTLVDLNGNKINSQTILNRKTVVFFWTENAESHLLAVHRKALDFHKNNPDYQFVAINIDEDQIKWKKVLENHRFGTINEFRADNFEELKDKWVITKLHRTIILNESGKIHNGFVNLFDVKFGEQLK; this comes from the coding sequence ATGATTGCCTATTCAAAAAAAATACTTTCCTCATTACCTATCGCCTTACTATTTGTAGTTATTGGATGTCAAAAAGAATTTGGCAATGATAATTATACAGCTTATTTTGGTGGTGAAGTAATCAATCCCAAAACTAACTTTGTCTTATTTCTAAAAGATGATGAAGTTGTTGATACTATTTTTTTGGATAAAAATAACCGATTTATTCACAAGTTTGATTCATTAGCTCCCGGTTTATATACTTTTAAACACGAGCCTGAATATCAATATGTTTATTTTGACAAAAATGATAGTTTGATGGTTCGCATTAATCCTGTAGAATTTGACGAATCTATTGTTTTTTGTGGTCGTGGCGATGAAAAGAACAACTTTTTAATGGAGCTTTATCTTAAAAATGAAGACGATAGAAACAAAATGTTTGATGTTTTTGATTATGATGTAGAGAAGTTCATCTCAAATTGTGATTCATCCTATGACAGTAAAGTAGAGTTTTATAATTCCAAAAAAGAAAAAATAAAATGGAATGATGACTTTGATTTGTATGCAAAAACAATGTTGAGCTTTCATCATTACTCAAAAAAAGAAATTTATCCGATGGCTCACAAAATGAGAACGGGTGAAAATGTAAATGATAAATTACCTACTAATTATTATAATTTCAGAAATGAAGTTGACTTTAACAATAAATCATTAGTAAGTTATTCTCCGTTCGTTCGATACTTAACTAATTTTTTGGGAAATGTGTCGTTTAGTCAACCTAATTCAACTAATTTGGAAGATGAAGATTTAGAGCAACACATTCATAAATTAAACATTGCCGACACGCTTTTTAAGAACGAAAAAATAAAAAATAAAATTCTAAACAATATTGCTTTTTCTTATTTGTTAGAAGATCAAAATATTGTTAACAATCAAAAATTCTTAGCTCGTTACAACGAATTATCTACTGATAAAAGCAAACAAAACGAAATTAACAAAATCGGTTCATCTATTCAAAATCTTGCACTTGGGAATGATTTACCGGCTGTTACTTTGGTTGATTTGAATGGTAATAAAATCAATAGTCAAACAATTTTAAATCGAAAAACCGTTGTTTTCTTTTGGACAGAAAATGCAGAATCGCATTTATTGGCTGTTCACAGAAAAGCATTAGATTTTCACAAAAACAACCCTGATTATCAATTTGTAGCCATTAATATTGATGAAGATCAAATCAAATGGAAAAAAGTATTAGAAAATCACAGATTTGGAACGATCAATGAGTTTAGAGCCGATAATTTTGAAGAATTAAAAGATAAATGGGTAATAACAAAATTACACCGTACTATCATCTTAAACGAATCAGGAAAAATTCACAATGGTTTTGTCAACTTGTTTGATGTGAAATTTGGTGAACAGTTGAAATAA
- the fsa gene encoding fructose-6-phosphate aldolase, producing the protein MKFFIDTANLDQIKEAQALGVLDGVTTNPSLMAKEGISGKNNVLKHYVDICNIVTGDVSAEVIATDYDGMIKEGEELSELHDQIVVKLPMTKEGIKACKYFSDRGVKTNVTLVFSAGQALLAAKAGATYVSPFIGRLDDVSTDGLALIEEIRDIYDNYGYDTQILAASVRHTMHIVNCAKIGADVMTGPLSAILGLLKHPLTDIGLAQFLADHAKANQ; encoded by the coding sequence ATGAAATTTTTTATTGACACCGCCAACCTCGATCAAATCAAAGAAGCTCAGGCTTTAGGTGTTTTAGATGGCGTAACTACAAATCCGTCTTTGATGGCTAAAGAAGGCATTAGCGGAAAAAATAATGTGTTGAAACATTATGTAGACATTTGTAACATTGTAACCGGTGATGTAAGTGCCGAAGTAATCGCAACCGATTATGACGGAATGATTAAAGAAGGTGAAGAGTTATCGGAATTACACGATCAAATCGTTGTAAAATTACCAATGACTAAAGAAGGTATCAAAGCATGTAAATATTTCTCAGATAGAGGAGTTAAAACAAATGTAACCTTAGTTTTTTCTGCCGGACAAGCTTTATTAGCAGCAAAAGCAGGAGCAACTTATGTTTCACCATTTATCGGAAGATTAGATGATGTTTCTACTGATGGTTTAGCTTTAATCGAAGAAATTCGTGATATTTATGACAACTATGGTTATGATACACAAATTTTGGCTGCTTCAGTTCGTCACACGATGCACATTGTAAACTGTGCAAAAATTGGTGCCGATGTAATGACCGGACCATTATCTGCTATTTTAGGATTATTGAAACATCCGTTAACTGATATTGGATTGGCTCAGTTTTTAGCTGACCATGCGAAAGCAAATCAATAG
- a CDS encoding SDR family oxidoreductase, translated as MSKIILITGGSSGIGKSIGTFLHQKGYVVYGTSRNPNQVKDSVFPLLQLDVRDVNSIKNAISELIQKEGKLDVVINNAGVGITGPLEEIPTQEIKNNFETNFFGPIEVIKAVLPQMRSQKSGLIINITSIAGYMGLPYRSVYSASKGALEIITEAIRMEVKSFGIQLTNVAPGDFATNIASGRYHAPLNDDSAYKIPYENTLKMMDEHVDSGSNPNEMAFAIYKIIETNKPNVHYKVGSFLQRFSVVLKRILPDRVYERMLMKHYQINDKKQ; from the coding sequence ATGTCAAAAATAATTCTCATCACTGGCGGTTCCAGCGGAATTGGTAAATCAATCGGCACTTTTTTACATCAAAAAGGCTATGTTGTTTACGGAACAAGTAGAAATCCAAATCAAGTAAAAGATTCCGTTTTTCCTTTGTTGCAATTGGATGTTAGGGATGTGAATAGTATTAAAAATGCCATTTCCGAATTAATTCAAAAAGAAGGCAAATTGGATGTGGTCATCAACAATGCCGGAGTCGGAATTACAGGTCCGCTCGAAGAAATTCCCACCCAAGAAATCAAAAACAATTTTGAAACCAATTTTTTTGGACCGATTGAAGTGATAAAAGCCGTTTTGCCACAAATGAGAAGTCAAAAATCGGGTTTAATTATCAATATTACTTCCATTGCCGGTTATATGGGATTGCCGTATCGAAGTGTTTACTCCGCTTCAAAAGGTGCATTAGAAATCATCACCGAAGCCATTCGAATGGAAGTAAAATCCTTCGGAATTCAATTAACCAATGTAGCTCCCGGCGATTTTGCTACCAATATTGCTTCCGGTCGTTATCACGCTCCGTTAAATGATGATTCGGCGTATAAAATTCCATACGAAAATACGTTAAAAATGATGGATGAACATGTCGATTCAGGTAGTAATCCAAACGAAATGGCTTTTGCAATTTATAAAATTATTGAAACTAATAAACCAAATGTTCATTATAAAGTGGGAAGTTTTCTCCAACGTTTTTCAGTTGTTTTAAAACGAATTTTGCCTGATAGGGTTTATGAAAGAATGTTGATGAAGCATTACCAGATCAATGACAAAAAGCAATAA
- a CDS encoding LysM peptidoglycan-binding domain-containing protein, with product MKKFLFGVMILLSPQITFSQTVVKPGMDPVKHTVVSGETVLDISKKYVVDPAEIYRANRFAIDGVKEGMVLEFYAPQKSPVIDIPDEKYITKTDSKEPEIKLKKTVEEPKEVQKSEAKVTKVTNRLDHKVKAGETLYGLSKLYNVSVDELKNANAILMKNNLQAGQTLKIPDGTIVGNNKNDNAVQQKKEVQLATIKPNAGEIFKHTVAPKETLYGLSKKYNVSIDAILSQNERVLKNGLQAGQVLTIKAN from the coding sequence ATGAAGAAGTTTTTGTTTGGAGTAATGATATTGCTAAGCCCCCAAATCACTTTTTCACAAACCGTAGTCAAACCCGGAATGGATCCTGTGAAACACACAGTAGTTTCGGGTGAAACTGTTTTAGATATTTCAAAAAAATATGTAGTCGATCCGGCCGAAATTTACAGAGCCAATCGATTTGCTATTGATGGTGTTAAAGAAGGAATGGTGTTGGAGTTTTACGCTCCTCAAAAATCACCTGTAATTGATATTCCGGATGAAAAATACATCACTAAAACAGATTCAAAAGAACCGGAAATAAAGCTTAAGAAGACGGTTGAAGAGCCAAAAGAAGTTCAAAAATCAGAAGCTAAAGTTACAAAAGTTACCAATCGATTGGATCACAAAGTGAAAGCTGGTGAAACACTTTATGGTTTATCAAAACTTTATAATGTTTCGGTTGATGAATTAAAAAATGCAAATGCTATTTTGATGAAAAATAATTTGCAAGCCGGACAAACATTAAAAATTCCAGATGGCACAATTGTTGGTAATAACAAAAATGATAATGCTGTTCAACAAAAAAAAGAAGTTCAATTAGCAACTATCAAACCAAATGCCGGAGAAATTTTTAAACATACTGTTGCCCCAAAAGAAACCTTATACGGATTATCAAAAAAGTATAATGTTTCCATTGACGCTATTTTGAGTCAGAATGAAAGAGTATTAAAAAATGGATTACAAGCCGGACAAGTATTAACAATTAAAGCCAATTAA
- a CDS encoding porin yields the protein MKTKFLLLFLLISSFSIAQDIQFSTKDNDLKLATLPYYNYGRGLGLTSPDSIFQLNIRFRMQNRLGYLNNEDQDDAFEGQVRRLRLRFDGYVGNPKFLYAIQLSFAPGDVGEIEAGENINIIRDAVMFYRPNKHWSFAFGQTKLPGNRQRVNSSGALQLTDRSINNARFNIDRDFGFQTYFLNEKKDKFSYNLKSAISTGNGRNVTKSPDDGFALTGRMELFPLGAFSKDGTNFEGDIAREQKPKLLLAGTFQRNVKARQTQGQLGSDLFEKRTMESVFVDAMLKYNGWALMSSYMNRTSENPFTFNPEDATDFNYVYVGEGFDYQLSYIFSTNYEVIGRFSTQKVNEDIREFTPHTKQYSIGLTKYFWEHAFKIQSEFTLDDLTYFDGSSKTNWYIRFQVEIGI from the coding sequence ATGAAAACGAAATTTCTACTTCTATTTTTGTTAATATCTTCATTTTCAATAGCTCAAGATATTCAATTTAGCACCAAAGACAACGATTTAAAATTAGCAACATTACCTTATTATAATTATGGTAGAGGTTTGGGGCTGACTTCTCCTGATAGTATTTTTCAACTTAATATTCGATTTAGAATGCAAAATCGATTAGGATATTTGAATAATGAAGACCAAGATGATGCTTTTGAAGGGCAAGTTCGACGTTTGCGTTTGCGTTTTGATGGTTATGTAGGTAATCCAAAATTTTTATATGCAATTCAATTGTCCTTTGCTCCGGGCGATGTAGGAGAAATAGAAGCAGGCGAAAACATCAATATTATTCGTGATGCGGTTATGTTTTATCGACCTAACAAACATTGGAGTTTTGCTTTCGGACAAACAAAATTACCGGGAAATCGTCAACGTGTCAATTCATCGGGAGCTTTGCAATTAACTGATCGTTCCATCAATAATGCTCGTTTTAATATTGATCGTGATTTTGGATTTCAAACGTATTTTTTGAATGAGAAGAAAGATAAGTTTTCGTATAATTTAAAATCTGCCATTAGTACCGGAAATGGCCGAAATGTCACCAAAAGTCCTGATGATGGGTTTGCGTTAACCGGAAGAATGGAACTTTTCCCGCTAGGTGCTTTTTCCAAAGACGGAACCAACTTTGAAGGCGATATTGCACGTGAACAAAAACCTAAATTATTGTTAGCCGGAACGTTTCAACGGAATGTAAAAGCTCGTCAAACTCAAGGACAATTAGGGTCTGATTTGTTTGAAAAAAGAACAATGGAATCTGTTTTTGTAGATGCGATGTTAAAATATAACGGTTGGGCTTTGATGAGTTCGTATATGAATAGAACTTCTGAAAATCCATTCACATTTAATCCGGAGGATGCAACCGATTTTAATTATGTTTATGTAGGAGAGGGGTTTGATTATCAGTTAAGCTACATTTTTTCTACGAATTACGAAGTAATCGGGCGGTTTTCCACTCAAAAAGTGAATGAAGATATTAGAGAATTTACGCCACATACCAAACAATATAGTATTGGTTTAACCAAATATTTCTGGGAACACGCATTCAAAATTCAATCCGAATTCACATTAGATGATTTAACTTATTTTGACGGAAGCAGTAAAACCAATTGGTACATTCGCTTTCAAGTTGAAATCGGAATCTAA